The nucleotide window TGATTGGACAGGTAAAGAATCTGGGTGAACTGGTTAATTATCAGGATGATTCGGTGGTGAGCCGGATGCTCGTTAACGCGAAAGCCGGAACTATTACCTTGTTTGCTTTTGACAAAGGCCAGCGGCTGAGCGAACATGCTGCGCCGTTTGATGCGTATGTTCAGGTAGTTGAAGGTGAAGCACAGATAACTATCTCGGGTAGTCCGTTGCTTGTGAAAAGCGGCGAGATGGTCATTATGCCGG belongs to Candidatus Margulisiibacteriota bacterium and includes:
- a CDS encoding cupin domain-containing protein, translated to MSGFDEKKESLIGQVKNLGELVNYQDDSVVSRMLVNAKAGTITLFAFDKGQRLSEHAAPFDAYVQVVEGEAQITISGSPLLVKSGEMVIMPANKPHAVDAQEKFKMLLVMIKSV